In Myxococcus xanthus, a genomic segment contains:
- a CDS encoding thrombospondin type 3 repeat-containing protein encodes MPPLVIWPQPRRLLQPWLDGFARYTLLTALAPTLISGTACTGNGASGGYPDSGPAAQLLQSPLARPPVRFVPEDEAPIDIEKLNLLDTDGDGVPDGEDNCPNVPNSAQADADGDGFGDACEPQPLRVDTATALSVTPSPVRVNQPLTLMMVVHNSGSEDALFIAGAISLPLSLDFVSVATSQGSCTHSKQTSILCKLDNLAPDNHLTVTVQCIPRAPGKQTFKAFAKTKALDHDANSGNDSASTSLTVLP; translated from the coding sequence ATGCCCCCTCTCGTCATCTGGCCCCAACCGCGTCGCTTACTCCAGCCCTGGCTGGATGGGTTCGCACGCTATACCTTGCTCACCGCACTGGCACCAACGCTCATCAGTGGAACCGCGTGTACCGGAAACGGTGCCTCGGGGGGCTACCCGGACAGCGGTCCGGCCGCACAACTGCTCCAATCACCGCTCGCCCGCCCCCCAGTACGCTTCGTGCCAGAGGACGAGGCTCCCATCGACATCGAAAAGCTGAATCTACTCGACACGGATGGAGATGGCGTTCCCGATGGCGAGGATAACTGCCCTAACGTTCCCAATAGCGCCCAAGCCGATGCGGACGGCGATGGCTTTGGCGACGCCTGTGAGCCCCAACCGCTCCGCGTGGATACCGCTACGGCCCTGAGCGTCACCCCGTCACCCGTCCGAGTGAATCAGCCGCTCACCCTGATGATGGTCGTCCACAATTCGGGCTCAGAGGACGCCCTGTTCATCGCGGGTGCAATTTCACTCCCCCTCTCGCTCGACTTCGTCTCGGTGGCCACTAGTCAGGGCTCGTGCACGCACAGTAAGCAGACCAGCATCCTCTGCAAGCTCGACAATCTCGCTCCGGACAATCACCTCACGGTAACCGTCCAATGCATTCCACGCGCCCCTGGAAAGCAAACTTTCAAGGCATTCGCAAAAACCAAGGCCCTGGATCACGACGCAAACAGCGGCAACGACTCTGCCTCCACCAGTCTGACCGTCCTGCCCTGA